In the genome of Deinococcus radiotolerans, the window TTGAAGCAGACCGCCTTTGAACCCGGTGATCGCGTCGTCCTTCCACCATACGGAATTGGGGTGGTGAGCAGCGTCTGCCTGCGCCCCGTAGCCGGGGAAGATCAGGCCTACTACCAGGTGGACTTCCCAAACACGGCCAGCCGCGCCTTCGTACCGGTCGCCTCGCCGGACATCGCCGGGATGCGCGCCGCGCTGACGGCGCACGACATGCCGGCCCTGCTCGACTCTCTGAAGACCAGCCGCCTGAACCTGCCCCGCCAGTGGGCCGCCCGACACCGCCGCGTGACTGAGATCTTGGTCAGCGGCAACCCTTTTGAGCTGGCGATCCTCACCTGTGAACTGCGCCGCTGGAACGTCGAACGCGGCCTGCCAGACCTGGACCGTCAGGCGTTCCGCCGCGCGATCAAGCTGCTGGAGCAGGAGGTCAGCGGCCTGAGTGATTCCGGCGCACAGGACGTGCAGCAGCTGCTGGTGCACGCCTGGAATGAAACGCCACAGCTGGTGGCCGCTGACTGATTCCACACTACTCAGGGCAGGCCAGAAGTGCATCTCTGGCCTGCCCTCAGCTGTCCTGCGTCATAAAGCGCACCCCCGACGCTGGAGGCGTCGGGGGTGAGGAAGCAGAGTTGCAGTCAGCCCGTGGGG includes:
- a CDS encoding CarD family transcriptional regulator — encoded protein: MKQTAFEPGDRVVLPPYGIGVVSSVCLRPVAGEDQAYYQVDFPNTASRAFVPVASPDIAGMRAALTAHDMPALLDSLKTSRLNLPRQWAARHRRVTEILVSGNPFELAILTCELRRWNVERGLPDLDRQAFRRAIKLLEQEVSGLSDSGAQDVQQLLVHAWNETPQLVAAD